The nucleotide sequence TTGCCTCCTACTCTGCTCCCGTTGAGTCCAGCTACTccgttgctgcttctgctccagCGGTGTCTTATGCTGCTCCAGCTGTGTCCTACGCCGCTCCCGCCCAGAGCTactctgctcctgctgccacctacactgctgctgcttctgcccCAGCTGTGTCCTACGCCGCTCCTGCCCAAAGCTactctgctcctgctgccacctacactgctgctgcttctgcccCAGCTGTGTCCTACGCCGCTCCTGCCCAGAGCTactctgctcctgctgccacctacactgctgctgcttctgcccCAGCTGTGACCTACGCTGCTCCTGCTCAGACCTACACCGCTGCCGCTTCCGCCCCAGCTGTGTCCTACTCCGCTCCCGCTGAGTCTTACGAGACCGCTGCCTCTGAGCCCGCCCACACCTTCTCGGCCAACGATGGATACCGCTACAAGACCCACAAGCGCGTGGTCCTTCGCCGTCATCGTCGTGGCGTGCCCTCCAACGACTACCTGCCCCCCTTCCAGGGAGCCGCTTCTGCCCCAACCAGTGAGTACCTGCCCCCAGCAGCTTCCGCCCCCGCTCCAGTCTACCAGAGCGCTGCCTCTGCCCCAGCTGTGTCCTACGCCGCTCCCGCCCAGACCTATTCCGCACCTGCTGTCTCCTACGCCGAGCCCGCCGAGAGCTACGAAAccgctgcttctgctcctgcccACTCCTTCTCCTCCAACGATGGATACCGCTACAAGACCCACAAGCGTGTGGTGCTCCGCCGTCACCGTCGTGATGTGAGCCACCTGCCTTCCAACGATTACCTGCCTCCAGCAGCCTCTGCCCCAGCTCCAGTGTACTCCGCCCCCGCTCAGAGCTACTCTGCTCCCGCTGCCACCTACACCGCTGCTGCCTCCGCCCCAGCTGTGTCCTACGCCGCACCTGCCCAGAGCTactctgctcctgctgccacCTACACCGCTGCTGCTTCCGCTCCAGCTGTCTCCTACTCTGCTCCCTCTCAGAGCTACTCTGCTCCCGAGTACTACAGCGGTGCCGCTTCCGCCCCAGCTGTCTCCTACTCCGCCCCAGCTGCTTCCTACTCTGCCCCAGCTGAGAGCTACGAGACCGCCGCCTCTGAGCCCGCCCACTCCTTCTCCTCCAACGATGGATACCGCTACAAGACCCAGCGTCGCGTGGTCCTCCGCCGTCACCGTTACTAGAGGCTCCAACGAACCCCCAGCGAACCGAGCCAAATCCTGTTATTTGACTCACGGGTTTCATCTGggaaacgaaattaataaattcataaataaaaaaaatattgaaaaatacttCCACTGCCTGATTAATTAATCGACTAACAGGAAACCCCATTGACGGGAGCCCCCTTATTTGCCTAACAATAATATTGCATAATAGAATAAGAAGTTTTGGCCACTAAAGCCAATGATTATCAGGCATTAATACCGAGCTGTCGTCAAGCGGAGACGATACAGCAACTGAAAAAACTAGTTCAAATCGAGATGCGGAAACTCGTTTAATGCttcgaaattaattttttgttcaGCAAGTGCATTGTCATCTGAAGCTTCAAGTTCAAAGTCAACCATAAGAAAATTCGAGGCATACTTTTTGGCCTTTGTAAGAtttatatggatgtagtaagCATATAGTAAGTGTATATTTATGTAGTAAGTCCCTCGCGGCAGACTACAGAGTTAAAAAAAACCCAGTGAATTATGGATCTATTTTGTAAGGCAGacttattaaaaaatttatctTAGTAATATAAAAAGCCTCAATGTATAGCATTATATCCGTATCACAGAAAGACTTTTGTTATTCCGGCTAAAAAATAGCAGGTTGAATGA is from Drosophila melanogaster chromosome 3L and encodes:
- the CG11350 gene encoding uncharacterized protein: MKFFLFCAFIAAVAADVSHLPSSQYLPPGRGAASAPVASYSAPSQSYSVEASAPVASYSAPVESSYSVAASAPAVSYAAPAVSYAAPAQSYSAPAATYTAAASAPAVSYAAPAQSYSAPAATYTAAASAPAVSYAAPAQSYSAPAATYTAAASAPAVTYAAPAQTYTAAASAPAVSYSAPAESYETAASEPAHTFSANDGYRYKTHKRVVLRRHRRGVPSNDYLPPFQGAASAPTSEYLPPAASAPAPVYQSAASAPAVSYAAPAQTYSAPAVSYAEPAESYETAASAPAHSFSSNDGYRYKTHKRVVLRRHRRDVSHLPSNDYLPPAASAPAPVYSAPAQSYSAPAATYTAAASAPAVSYAAPAQSYSAPAATYTAAASAPAVSYSAPSQSYSAPEYYSGAASAPAVSYSAPAASYSAPAESYETAASEPAHSFSSNDGYRYKTQRRVVLRRHRY